A portion of the Nitratidesulfovibrio termitidis HI1 genome contains these proteins:
- a CDS encoding Fur family transcriptional regulator yields the protein MTQQQQTRMTKQRMVILEELRNVHSHPTADEVYGMVRQRLPRISLGTVYRNLDLLAESGDILKLESAGSQKRFDGNVTPHQHVRCTQCGRVGDVMEPVRLPDISGARAPGFIILSGRIEFEGVCEACASKN from the coding sequence ATGACTCAGCAGCAACAGACCCGCATGACCAAGCAGCGCATGGTCATTCTTGAAGAATTGCGCAACGTGCACAGTCATCCCACGGCGGATGAGGTGTATGGCATGGTCCGGCAGCGCCTGCCGCGCATCAGCCTGGGCACGGTGTACCGCAACCTCGACCTGCTGGCCGAATCCGGCGACATCCTGAAGCTGGAATCGGCCGGGTCGCAGAAGCGTTTCGACGGCAACGTCACCCCCCACCAGCATGTGCGTTGCACTCAGTGCGGCCGGGTGGGCGACGTGATGGAACCCGTGCGCCTGCCCGATATTTCGGGCGCCCGCGCCCCCGGCTTCATCATCCTTTCCGGACGCATCGAGTTCGAAGGGGTGTGCGAGGCCTGCGCCTCGAAGAACTGA
- a CDS encoding TolC family protein, with protein MHRTPAACLPTTQRRTCRLARAILPVLMLGAALTVSVLAAPALAADAGMPGATPGGMTVGTPSPVQPASPVPADATAREREYDMRRAVEAALRDNQGVVAARAGRDAAEEGRKSARGAFGPAVSTSYGYDRLNEKPRSMSRELDDDTYTWTVGVSQPLFTGLRLLSTYQKAALETERQALTLDKSRLDLVVQVQEAFLAYLQSGENVRSARDALNRLLEQAKVTRAFYDVGLRPRLDVLQAEVDVTNAESLLITAENNHATQRARLNTLLTLPVGSDTDYVGTLVPVGFDMTLEQCLERAYRNRPDVRIAGKAVEIAGKDVRIADSGLYPQVSANFNWATDGDHPDVSGSTLSPTGFSQWSTGLKAEWSVFEWGRTWYSGQQARQVETQVRAEEANLHHEVAYEVQSRLLTLTDSSKRIAVATKGLVQAEEAYRVAVARYQAQVGTNTDVLDAQAKLTAAEAALTGAKADYLDALSKLWAAMGELKPSLTDG; from the coding sequence ATGCACCGCACCCCTGCCGCCTGCCTGCCGACGACGCAGCGCCGCACCTGCCGCCTCGCGCGGGCGATTCTTCCTGTCCTGATGCTGGGCGCAGCCCTGACCGTGTCCGTGTTGGCCGCGCCTGCCCTGGCCGCCGACGCGGGCATGCCGGGGGCGACGCCGGGCGGCATGACCGTCGGAACGCCTTCGCCTGTTCAGCCTGCTTCGCCCGTTCCGGCGGACGCCACCGCCAGGGAACGGGAATACGACATGCGCCGCGCCGTGGAAGCGGCCCTGCGCGACAACCAGGGCGTGGTGGCCGCCCGCGCCGGGCGCGACGCGGCGGAAGAAGGGCGCAAGTCGGCGCGCGGGGCCTTCGGCCCGGCCGTGTCCACCAGCTACGGGTACGACCGCCTGAACGAAAAGCCCCGCTCCATGTCGCGTGAACTGGACGACGACACCTACACCTGGACCGTGGGCGTCAGCCAGCCGCTGTTCACCGGGCTGCGGCTGCTGTCCACCTATCAGAAGGCCGCGCTGGAAACCGAGCGCCAGGCCCTGACGCTGGACAAGTCGCGTCTTGATCTTGTGGTGCAGGTGCAGGAAGCCTTTCTGGCCTATCTGCAGTCGGGCGAAAACGTGCGCAGCGCGCGCGACGCCCTGAACCGCCTGCTCGAACAGGCCAAGGTTACCCGCGCCTTCTACGACGTGGGGCTGCGTCCGCGCCTGGACGTGTTGCAGGCCGAAGTGGACGTGACCAACGCCGAATCGCTGCTGATCACCGCCGAAAACAACCACGCAACCCAGCGCGCCCGCCTGAACACCCTGCTCACCCTGCCCGTGGGCAGCGACACCGACTACGTGGGCACGCTGGTGCCCGTGGGCTTCGACATGACGCTCGAACAGTGCCTGGAACGCGCCTACCGCAACCGGCCCGACGTGCGCATAGCGGGCAAGGCCGTGGAAATCGCGGGCAAGGACGTGCGCATCGCGGACAGCGGGCTGTACCCGCAGGTGTCGGCCAACTTCAATTGGGCCACGGATGGCGATCATCCGGACGTTTCGGGCAGCACCCTCAGCCCCACCGGGTTCAGCCAGTGGTCCACCGGGCTGAAGGCCGAATGGAGCGTGTTCGAGTGGGGCAGGACGTGGTATTCCGGCCAGCAGGCCCGCCAGGTGGAAACCCAGGTCCGCGCCGAAGAGGCCAACCTGCACCACGAGGTGGCCTATGAGGTGCAATCGCGCCTGCTGACCCTGACCGATTCTTCCAAGCGCATCGCGGTGGCCACCAAGGGGCTGGTCCAGGCCGAGGAGGCCTATCGCGTGGCCGTGGCCCGTTACCAGGCCCAGGTGGGCACCAACACCGACGTGCTGGATGCCCAGGCCAAACTGACCGCCGCCGAGGCGGCCCTGACCGGGGCCAAGGCCGACTACCTGGATGCGTTGTCCAAGCTGTGGGCGGCCATGGGCGAACTGAAGCCGTCCCTTACCGACGGCTAG
- the kdsB gene encoding 3-deoxy-manno-octulosonate cytidylyltransferase, whose translation MTAFPTCYGIIPARYASSRFPGKPLADIAGMPMFWHVYQRAARCPELRKVVLATDDERIAEAAHRLDVPFVMTRSDHESGTDRVYEAACLLGRAEGMTDGAALPDDAVVVNIQGDEPALDPRMLSQLVAPFGAAEGGARVRVATLAMTIDAAEAASPDRVKVVTAANGDALYFSRAAIPFARDGGAHEGEGGPAYLGHVGLYAFRLEALRAFTQLAPSSLERREKLEQLRLLENGIPIRVVPTTCRTHGVDRPEDIGIIINLLGENEG comes from the coding sequence ATGACGGCATTCCCCACCTGCTACGGCATCATTCCCGCACGCTACGCCTCGTCCCGTTTTCCCGGCAAGCCGCTGGCCGACATCGCGGGCATGCCCATGTTCTGGCATGTGTATCAGCGTGCGGCCCGCTGCCCGGAACTGCGCAAGGTGGTGCTGGCCACGGACGACGAACGCATCGCGGAAGCGGCCCACCGGCTGGATGTGCCTTTCGTCATGACCCGGTCCGACCATGAAAGCGGCACCGACCGGGTGTACGAGGCGGCCTGCCTGCTGGGGCGCGCCGAAGGCATGACCGATGGCGCGGCATTGCCCGACGACGCGGTGGTGGTGAACATCCAGGGCGACGAACCCGCGCTGGACCCGCGCATGCTCAGCCAACTGGTGGCCCCGTTCGGCGCGGCAGAGGGCGGCGCGCGGGTGCGCGTGGCCACCCTGGCCATGACCATCGACGCGGCGGAGGCCGCCAGCCCGGATCGGGTCAAGGTGGTCACGGCGGCCAACGGCGACGCGCTGTATTTTTCGCGCGCGGCCATTCCCTTCGCACGGGACGGCGGCGCGCACGAAGGTGAAGGAGGCCCGGCCTATCTCGGCCATGTCGGGCTGTACGCCTTCCGGCTGGAGGCCCTGCGCGCCTTCACGCAACTGGCGCCCTCTTCCCTTGAGCGGCGCGAGAAACTGGAGCAGCTGCGGCTGCTCGAAAACGGCATTCCCATCCGGGTCGTGCCCACCACCTGCCGTACCCACGGAGTGGACCGGCCCGAAGACATCGGCATCATCATCAACCTGCTTGGGGAGAACGAAGGATGA
- a CDS encoding alpha/beta fold hydrolase produces MLDLQSASIVDGNVVRWGKCGEGEPLVALHGTPFSSQVWRRIVPHLTDVFTVYYFDMVSYGQSQMRDGQDVSLAVQGKVLSALFSEWGLEHPHVLAHDFGGATALRGYYLHGLRYASLTIFDAVALAPWGSPFVQHVRKHEGAFSGMPDYMHDALLRAYLQTAACNSLSAEAMDVYSAPWRGPVGQAAFYRQIAQMDQKYTDEIQPLYGRMDCPVTVLWGDHDAWIPYGQGEALASLLSGRPCIPIRNSGHLAQDDRPEAIVAAVLKQAAAD; encoded by the coding sequence ATGCTGGACCTGCAGAGTGCATCGATTGTTGATGGAAATGTAGTAAGATGGGGGAAGTGCGGAGAAGGAGAGCCTCTTGTCGCCCTTCATGGAACGCCGTTCTCCTCTCAGGTGTGGCGCAGAATAGTGCCTCATTTGACCGATGTTTTTACAGTGTATTATTTCGACATGGTGAGCTATGGGCAGTCGCAGATGCGGGATGGGCAGGATGTGTCGCTGGCGGTCCAGGGCAAAGTGCTCTCTGCATTATTCAGCGAATGGGGGCTGGAGCACCCGCATGTCCTCGCACATGATTTTGGGGGAGCCACAGCCCTGCGGGGTTATTATCTTCACGGACTGCGTTACGCCTCCCTCACAATTTTCGACGCAGTGGCTCTTGCCCCTTGGGGATCTCCATTCGTGCAGCACGTGCGCAAGCACGAAGGGGCGTTTTCAGGGATGCCGGACTACATGCATGACGCCTTGTTAAGGGCGTATTTGCAAACAGCTGCATGCAATTCCCTGTCTGCGGAAGCGATGGATGTGTATAGTGCCCCATGGCGGGGCCCGGTGGGTCAAGCGGCCTTCTATCGTCAAATCGCGCAGATGGACCAGAAATACACGGACGAGATACAGCCCCTTTACGGCAGGATGGACTGCCCTGTCACTGTATTGTGGGGCGACCACGATGCCTGGATTCCGTACGGGCAAGGGGAAGCCTTGGCTTCGCTGCTTTCCGGTCGTCCCTGCATTCCAATCCGGAACTCAGGGCATCTTGCCCAGGACGATCGCCCCGAGGCGATTGTGGCGGCAGTGCTGAAGCAGGCAGCAGCCGACTAA
- a CDS encoding peptide chain release factor 3 → MSSRLEREAARRRTFAIISHPDAGKTTLTEKLLLFGGAIQMAGSVKARKASRHATSDWMAMERERGISVTTSVMQFPYRDRVVNLLDTPGHQDFSEDTYRVLTAVDSALVVIDAAKGVEAQTRKLMDVCRMRATPVMTFVNKMDREALHPLDVMADIEQHLQIECAPMTWPIGMGSSFKGTYDLLHKQLHLFSATHGGRIQSGIVIHGADDPQLDEYLGDQAEQLRMDLALLEEAGTPFDEARYLKGELTPVFFGSAINNFGVREMLDMFVEFAPGPQPRPAATRVVEPGEEAFTGVVFKIQANMDKAHRDRMAFLRICSGTFTRGMRLKHHRTGKDVTVANATIFMAQDRTGVEEAFPGDIIGIPNHGTIKIGDTFTESKEVLKFVGIPNFAPEHFRRVRLKNPLKAKQLQKGLEQLAEEGAVQLFRPLVNNDYILGAVGVLQFDVIVARLADEYGVDAVYEGVGTHTARWVHCDDKKIFADFQDYHRGELAVDAEGALAYLAPNPWRLESAMERYPKVEFRTTREIS, encoded by the coding sequence GTGAGCAGCAGACTGGAACGCGAGGCCGCGCGCCGCCGCACCTTCGCCATCATCAGCCACCCCGACGCGGGCAAGACCACCCTGACCGAAAAGCTGCTGCTGTTCGGCGGGGCCATCCAGATGGCCGGTTCGGTCAAGGCCCGCAAGGCTTCCCGCCACGCCACCTCGGACTGGATGGCCATGGAGCGCGAGCGCGGCATTTCCGTGACCACCTCGGTCATGCAGTTTCCCTACCGCGACCGGGTGGTGAACCTGCTGGACACCCCCGGGCACCAGGACTTTTCGGAAGACACCTACCGCGTGCTCACCGCCGTGGATTCGGCCCTCGTGGTCATCGACGCGGCCAAGGGCGTGGAAGCCCAGACCCGCAAGCTGATGGACGTGTGCCGCATGCGCGCCACCCCGGTCATGACCTTCGTCAACAAGATGGACCGCGAGGCGCTGCACCCGCTGGACGTGATGGCCGACATCGAGCAGCACCTCCAGATCGAGTGCGCCCCCATGACCTGGCCCATCGGCATGGGCTCCAGCTTCAAGGGCACCTACGACCTGCTGCACAAGCAGCTGCACCTCTTTTCCGCCACCCACGGCGGGCGCATCCAGTCGGGCATCGTCATCCACGGCGCGGACGATCCGCAACTGGACGAATACCTCGGCGACCAGGCCGAGCAGTTGCGCATGGACCTGGCCCTGCTGGAAGAGGCAGGCACCCCCTTCGATGAGGCCCGCTACCTGAAGGGCGAGCTGACCCCGGTGTTCTTCGGCAGCGCCATCAACAACTTCGGCGTGCGCGAGATGCTGGACATGTTCGTGGAATTCGCCCCCGGCCCGCAGCCGCGCCCGGCGGCCACCCGCGTGGTGGAACCCGGCGAGGAGGCCTTTACCGGCGTGGTTTTCAAGATACAGGCCAACATGGACAAGGCCCACCGCGACCGCATGGCCTTCCTGCGCATCTGCTCCGGCACGTTCACGCGGGGCATGCGGCTTAAGCACCACCGCACCGGCAAGGACGTGACCGTGGCCAACGCCACCATCTTCATGGCGCAGGACCGCACCGGCGTGGAAGAGGCCTTTCCCGGCGACATCATCGGCATTCCCAACCACGGCACCATCAAGATCGGCGATACCTTCACCGAATCGAAGGAAGTGCTGAAGTTCGTGGGCATTCCCAACTTTGCGCCGGAGCATTTCCGCCGGGTGCGCCTGAAGAACCCGCTGAAGGCCAAGCAGTTGCAGAAGGGTCTGGAGCAACTGGCCGAGGAAGGCGCGGTGCAGCTGTTCCGCCCGCTGGTGAACAACGACTACATTCTGGGCGCGGTGGGCGTGCTGCAGTTTGACGTGATCGTGGCGCGGCTGGCCGACGAGTACGGCGTGGACGCCGTGTACGAGGGCGTGGGCACGCATACGGCGCGCTGGGTGCATTGCGATGACAAGAAGATCTTTGCGGATTTTCAGGACTATCATCGCGGCGAGCTGGCCGTGGATGCGGAGGGCGCGCTGGCGTATCTGGCGCCCAACCCGTGGCGGCTGGAGTCGGCCATGGAGCGCTATCCGAAGGTGGAGTTTCGGACCACGCGCGAAATCAGCTAG
- the carA gene encoding glutamine-hydrolyzing carbamoyl-phosphate synthase small subunit, whose translation MRAFLALEDGFVLEGRSFTGRGESGGEVIFNTGMTGYQEVLTDPSYAGQMVCMTYPLIGNYGVTAEDMESGKVHVEAFIVKECCKTPSNWRAKMSLPDYLVQHGVMGIEGIDTRALTRHLRINGAMRGIISTETDDREELVRRARALPTMEGQNLVTKVAPAVPYRWDGARPQPVELAADGAYAWPGPGPRLVVYDYGIKWNILRLLTDQGFDLLVVPPSFTAVQVAASGAEAVFLSNGPGDPATLTDEVREIRVMTERMPVAGICLGHQLLGHALGGTTHKLKFGHHGCNQPVKDLVTGHIEISSQNHGFCVDIGDLPDIEITHVNLNDGTLEGFAHKTKPILAVQHHPEASPGPTDSRYFFARFRGMVRDAVGR comes from the coding sequence ATGAGAGCTTTCCTGGCCCTGGAAGACGGCTTCGTACTTGAGGGGCGCTCGTTCACCGGTCGCGGCGAATCGGGCGGCGAGGTCATCTTCAATACCGGGATGACGGGCTACCAGGAGGTCCTGACGGACCCCTCGTACGCCGGGCAGATGGTCTGCATGACCTACCCTCTCATCGGCAACTACGGCGTGACGGCCGAGGACATGGAATCCGGCAAGGTCCATGTTGAAGCCTTCATCGTCAAGGAATGTTGCAAGACGCCCTCCAACTGGCGGGCAAAAATGTCGCTGCCCGACTATCTGGTGCAGCACGGGGTGATGGGCATAGAGGGCATCGACACCCGCGCCCTTACCCGCCACCTGCGCATCAACGGCGCCATGCGCGGCATCATCTCCACCGAGACGGACGACCGCGAGGAACTGGTGCGCCGCGCCCGTGCCCTGCCCACCATGGAAGGCCAGAACCTGGTCACCAAGGTGGCGCCCGCCGTGCCCTACCGCTGGGACGGCGCCCGCCCCCAGCCGGTGGAACTGGCCGCCGACGGCGCGTACGCCTGGCCCGGCCCCGGCCCGCGCCTGGTGGTGTACGACTACGGCATCAAGTGGAACATCCTGCGCCTGCTCACCGACCAGGGCTTCGACCTGCTGGTGGTGCCGCCGTCGTTCACGGCGGTGCAGGTGGCGGCCAGCGGCGCCGAGGCGGTGTTCCTGTCCAACGGCCCCGGCGACCCGGCCACCCTTACCGACGAAGTGCGCGAAATCCGCGTGATGACCGAACGCATGCCGGTGGCGGGCATCTGCCTTGGCCACCAGTTGCTGGGCCATGCCCTTGGCGGCACCACCCACAAGCTGAAGTTCGGCCACCACGGGTGCAACCAGCCGGTCAAGGACCTGGTGACCGGGCACATCGAAATATCCTCGCAAAACCACGGGTTCTGCGTGGACATCGGGGACCTGCCCGACATAGAAATAACCCACGTGAACCTGAACGACGGCACGCTGGAAGGGTTCGCCCACAAGACGAAACCCATCCTGGCCGTGCAGCACCACCCCGAGGCAAGCCCCGGCCCCACCGACAGCCGGTACTTCTTTGCCCGGTTCAGGGGGATGGTGCGGGACGCAGTAGGCCGTTAG
- the tolA gene encoding cell envelope integrity protein TolA translates to MRYTSFLLSLSLHCAIVLVVFFWPSSPPVRLDMPVVQVDLVSLGAPGGPKAPPAPAPGPAQPQAAPAPAPTASSPKAAPVATPEVQEKAAPKAEPKPEPKPEPKPEPKPEPKPEPKPEPKPEPKPDAKAISEKKDEKQTKPEPPKDVSKNATAAAPAKPAAPAAPAKEEKPAPNPKDVLKQALADVQTKAGGAPEQGKTRAGVTSGAAGAKDVANALSALQATVKGGGGGGAAGGGDGSGGEGSGGVGIAGVYTMQVMQIVRSHWEFPALANRENLMVRVRVKVAPNGQIQDFSVEQSSGRADFDSSTLKALGKTGILPPPPSAEFQDLVLNFNLQEMIGKR, encoded by the coding sequence ATGCGCTACACAAGTTTTCTGCTGTCGCTCAGCCTGCACTGCGCCATCGTGCTGGTGGTCTTTTTCTGGCCCTCGTCACCGCCGGTGCGTCTGGACATGCCCGTGGTGCAGGTGGACCTGGTAAGCCTGGGCGCGCCCGGCGGACCCAAGGCCCCGCCCGCCCCGGCGCCCGGCCCCGCGCAACCGCAGGCCGCCCCTGCCCCCGCGCCCACGGCGTCGTCGCCCAAGGCCGCGCCCGTGGCCACGCCCGAGGTGCAGGAAAAAGCCGCGCCCAAGGCAGAGCCCAAGCCGGAACCGAAGCCGGAGCCCAAGCCCGAGCCGAAACCGGAACCCAAGCCAGAACCGAAACCCGAGCCCAAGCCCGAGCCGAAGCCCGACGCCAAGGCCATCAGCGAAAAGAAAGACGAGAAGCAGACCAAGCCGGAACCGCCCAAGGACGTCTCCAAGAACGCCACGGCGGCGGCCCCGGCCAAGCCCGCGGCACCTGCCGCGCCCGCCAAGGAAGAAAAGCCCGCTCCCAACCCCAAGGACGTGCTGAAGCAGGCCCTGGCCGACGTGCAGACCAAGGCCGGCGGCGCGCCGGAACAGGGCAAGACCCGCGCGGGCGTCACCTCCGGCGCGGCTGGCGCCAAGGACGTGGCCAACGCCCTGTCCGCCTTGCAGGCCACCGTCAAGGGTGGCGGGGGCGGCGGCGCGGCGGGCGGCGGCGACGGCAGCGGGGGCGAAGGCTCCGGCGGCGTCGGCATTGCCGGCGTGTACACCATGCAGGTCATGCAGATCGTGCGCAGCCACTGGGAATTTCCCGCCCTTGCCAACCGCGAGAACCTCATGGTGCGGGTCCGGGTGAAGGTGGCTCCCAACGGTCAGATACAGGATTTCAGCGTGGAGCAGTCCTCGGGCCGGGCCGACTTCGACTCGTCGACCCTGAAGGCGCTGGGCAAGACCGGCATTCTGCCGCCGCCGCCCAGTGCGGAATTCCAGGACCTTGTGCTCAACTTCAACCTTCAGGAAATGATCGGAAAGAGATGA
- the rbr gene encoding rubrerythrin, which produces MKALKGTKTERNILTAFAGESQARNRYDYFGARAKKDGFVQIADIFAETASQEKEHAKRLFKFLEGGEVEIVSAFPAGVVGDTHANLISSAAGENHEYTEMYPSFARIAREEGFDEIAKVFMSIAVAEEFHERRFLGFARNVKEARVFVRESSVVWRCRNCGCLHEGTEAPHVCPACAHPQAHFELLGINW; this is translated from the coding sequence ATGAAGGCCCTGAAAGGCACCAAGACCGAACGCAACATCCTGACCGCCTTTGCCGGCGAATCGCAGGCCCGCAACCGCTACGACTATTTCGGCGCCCGCGCCAAGAAGGACGGATTCGTCCAGATCGCCGACATCTTTGCCGAAACCGCCAGCCAGGAAAAGGAACACGCCAAGCGCCTGTTCAAGTTCCTGGAAGGCGGCGAGGTGGAGATCGTCAGCGCCTTCCCGGCGGGCGTCGTCGGCGATACCCACGCCAACCTCATCAGTTCGGCAGCGGGCGAAAACCACGAGTACACCGAGATGTACCCCTCGTTCGCGCGCATCGCCCGCGAGGAAGGCTTTGACGAGATCGCCAAGGTGTTCATGAGCATCGCCGTGGCCGAAGAATTCCACGAGCGTCGCTTCCTGGGCTTTGCCAGGAACGTCAAGGAAGCTCGCGTGTTCGTGCGCGAGTCGTCCGTGGTGTGGCGCTGCCGCAACTGTGGTTGCCTGCACGAAGGCACCGAAGCCCCGCACGTGTGCCCTGCCTGCGCCCACCCGCAGGCCCACTTCGAACTGCTGGGCATCAACTGGTAA
- a CDS encoding rubredoxin: protein MADPRDMWRCQTVNCGYVYDPDRGDRKGKVPSGTRFEDLPDTWRCPVCGGSKRCFRPMAGPGSTAQPDCELPTAR from the coding sequence ATGGCCGATCCCAGGGACATGTGGCGTTGCCAGACCGTCAACTGCGGCTATGTCTACGACCCCGACCGGGGCGACCGGAAAGGCAAGGTGCCGTCGGGCACGCGTTTCGAGGATCTGCCCGACACCTGGCGCTGCCCGGTGTGCGGCGGCAGCAAGCGCTGCTTCCGCCCCATGGCGGGACCTGGATCAACCGCGCAGCCGGACTGCGAACTGCCCACGGCCAGGTGA
- the tolR gene encoding protein TolR, which translates to MGASVGNKGGFVAEINVTPFVDVMLVLLIIFMVTAPMMTEGLEVDLPQTRTVQVLPADSDHLLLTVRKDGVMYLDEYKVTIEELEGYLQRLVKEKNKLLFLQADKAVPYGVVVDVMGHIKAAGIEKLGVVAEREDPKKK; encoded by the coding sequence ATGGGCGCTTCCGTCGGCAACAAGGGCGGCTTCGTCGCCGAAATCAACGTCACGCCCTTCGTGGACGTGATGTTGGTGTTGCTCATCATCTTCATGGTCACGGCCCCCATGATGACCGAAGGCCTCGAGGTGGACCTGCCCCAGACGCGCACCGTGCAGGTGCTGCCCGCGGACAGCGACCACCTGCTGCTCACCGTGCGCAAGGACGGGGTGATGTACCTCGACGAGTACAAGGTGACCATCGAGGAACTGGAAGGCTACCTGCAACGCCTGGTCAAGGAAAAGAACAAGCTGCTCTTTCTCCAGGCCGACAAGGCCGTGCCCTACGGCGTGGTGGTGGACGTGATGGGGCACATCAAGGCGGCGGGCATCGAAAAGCTCGGCGTCGTGGCGGAACGCGAGGACCCGAAGAAGAAATGA
- a CDS encoding tetratricopeptide repeat protein, whose translation MSNDLTKARQLLTQVRTLLRQGKVMPAAQSFHEALVLVLKNPLMKAEREEFERMLADASSYLDNDPELRKVFPLKIDYTPGSERQVLDTVRELVKAVNEAAVNEAQEHIKALEARKLAELERGQKLLDDKDYDAANGVFRQLVVEFSDDPALKGDIGERFLKSGRYEEAFDYLAQALDQSPESVHLYNRIGMALRKMGKFDVAEKYYFKAAQYTGRDPNLFFNIGRLYVDWRKWDKVAKAASAALQLKPDFDEARKMLEFATRQMGK comes from the coding sequence ATGTCCAACGATCTCACCAAGGCACGACAACTGCTTACCCAGGTGCGCACCCTGCTGCGCCAGGGCAAGGTCATGCCCGCCGCCCAGTCCTTTCACGAGGCGCTGGTGCTGGTGCTGAAAAACCCGCTGATGAAGGCCGAGCGCGAGGAATTCGAGCGCATGCTGGCCGATGCCTCGTCCTACCTCGACAACGATCCGGAACTGCGCAAGGTCTTTCCGCTCAAGATCGACTACACGCCCGGCTCGGAGCGTCAGGTGCTGGACACCGTGCGCGAACTGGTCAAGGCGGTGAACGAAGCCGCCGTGAACGAGGCGCAGGAGCACATCAAGGCCCTGGAAGCCCGCAAGCTGGCCGAACTGGAACGCGGCCAGAAGCTGCTGGACGACAAGGACTACGACGCCGCCAACGGCGTGTTCCGGCAACTGGTGGTGGAATTCAGCGACGACCCGGCGCTGAAGGGCGACATCGGCGAGCGGTTCCTGAAGTCGGGCCGGTACGAGGAAGCCTTCGACTACCTGGCCCAGGCCCTGGACCAGAGCCCGGAATCCGTCCACCTGTACAACCGCATCGGCATGGCCCTGCGCAAGATGGGCAAGTTCGACGTGGCGGAAAAGTACTATTTCAAGGCCGCCCAGTACACCGGGCGCGACCCCAACCTGTTCTTCAACATCGGCCGCCTGTACGTGGACTGGCGCAAGTGGGACAAGGTGGCCAAGGCCGCCTCGGCCGCGCTGCAACTGAAGCCCGACTTCGACGAGGCGCGCAAGATGCTGGAATTCGCCACCCGTCAAATGGGCAAGTAG
- the tolQ gene encoding protein TolQ, with protein sequence MDILSILAQATLVAKFVLVLLVLMSIGSWTLMFQKWFALKAAQRKAADGLDRFQKARDLREAVQSLGGDAASPLYHVAQQGVAEFNRLKEAGSSGDVVADNVRRSLRQGVGNEMTRLSASLSFLATAANTAPFIGLFGTVWGIMTSFHAIGQMKSASLATVAPGISEALIATAIGLFVAIPATVGYNVFLGMISSIEVQLVNFAGAFLNRVQREINAHRGAARPTADRAADRG encoded by the coding sequence ATGGATATTCTTTCGATTCTTGCCCAGGCCACCCTGGTGGCCAAGTTCGTTCTCGTCCTTCTGGTGCTCATGTCCATCGGCAGCTGGACGCTGATGTTCCAGAAGTGGTTTGCCCTGAAAGCCGCGCAGCGCAAGGCCGCCGACGGGCTGGACCGCTTCCAGAAGGCCCGCGACCTGCGCGAGGCCGTGCAGTCTCTGGGCGGCGATGCCGCCTCGCCCCTGTACCACGTGGCCCAGCAGGGCGTGGCCGAGTTCAACCGCCTGAAAGAGGCGGGCAGCTCGGGCGACGTGGTGGCCGACAACGTGCGCCGTTCGCTGCGCCAGGGCGTGGGCAACGAGATGACCCGTCTTTCCGCCTCGCTGTCCTTCCTGGCCACCGCCGCCAACACCGCCCCGTTCATCGGCCTGTTCGGCACGGTGTGGGGCATCATGACGTCCTTCCATGCCATCGGCCAGATGAAGAGCGCCTCGCTCGCCACCGTGGCCCCCGGCATCTCCGAAGCGCTCATCGCAACCGCCATCGGCCTGTTCGTGGCCATTCCCGCCACCGTGGGCTACAACGTCTTTCTGGGCATGATCAGCAGCATCGAAGTGCAGCTCGTCAACTTCGCAGGCGCGTTCCTGAACCGCGTGCAGCGCGAGATCAACGCCCATCGCGGCGCGGCCCGTCCCACTGCCGACCGCGCCGCGGACCGGGGCTAG